The following coding sequences are from one Xiphophorus couchianus chromosome 7, X_couchianus-1.0, whole genome shotgun sequence window:
- the cox17 gene encoding cytochrome c oxidase copper chaperone has protein sequence MSSLSAASVEIPAVTDGTEEKKKPLKPCCACPETKKVRDACIIEKGEENCRDLIEAHKDCMRSLGFKI, from the exons ATGTCGTCCCTTTCGGCTGCCAGTGTGGAGATTCCTGCTGTGACTGATGGCacggaggagaagaagaagcctCTGAAGCCATGCTGTGCTTGTCCAGAGACCAAAAAAGTCAGAGATGCTTG CATCATCGAAAAGGGAGAGGAGAACTGCAGAGACCTGATCGAGGCGCATAAAGATTGCATGAGGTCGCTTGGATTTAAGATCTAA